From Methanosarcina lacustris Z-7289, one genomic window encodes:
- a CDS encoding winged helix-turn-helix domain-containing protein, producing the protein MVEYMNQKIGEAAGVLYHKLEEGECSLNQIKTHLGTNGFDSQIALMAIGWLSREDKIRVNRESKRWSVQLNK; encoded by the coding sequence ATGGTTGAGTATATGAATCAAAAGATAGGGGAAGCTGCAGGAGTGCTATACCACAAGCTGGAAGAAGGGGAATGTAGCCTGAACCAGATAAAGACTCATCTGGGCACGAACGGCTTTGATTCCCAGATTGCTTTGATGGCTATTGGCTGGCTTTCCAGGGAAGACAAGATTAGAGTCAATAGGGAATCTAAGCGGTGGTCTGTCCAGTTGAATAAATAA
- a CDS encoding alanine/glycine:cation symporter family protein, whose protein sequence is MNLLGMNIHDVFTKIDSFVWGPPLLILLVGTGIFLTISLGLIQIFRLPLALKYVLNSRKYEAGVLGDVSSFAALSTALSATIGTGNIVGVATAIKIGGPGALFWMSLAAFFGMATMYSESLLAVKYRTIDANGQMSGGPMYYIKNGLSHKKYSKILASLFAIFGINVALFGIGTFPQVNAIVDSARIAFDIPEILSAAVLSLLVAFVTLGGIRRIAAVAQLMVPFMAIAYVLGCIVIIGLNLDKIPATFSLILSSAFTETAARGGFLGAGVMLAIRMGISRGIFSNEAGLGSTPIAAAAARVKEPAKQGLISMTGTFFDTIVVCLMTGTVLIMTDSWTGDLAGAYMTSYAFSTVLSDLGSFIVTVGLIFFAFTTIIGWNYYGERCTEFLFGVRGILPYKLLYILIVASGAFLTLDVIWILADIVNGLMAIPNLIALLALRNVVVAETRKYFGGLRFED, encoded by the coding sequence ATGAACTTGCTGGGTATGAACATACATGATGTTTTTACAAAAATAGACAGCTTTGTCTGGGGACCTCCCCTTCTGATTTTGCTGGTGGGAACCGGGATTTTCCTGACCATAAGCCTTGGGCTGATCCAGATCTTCAGATTGCCCCTTGCTCTCAAATATGTCCTGAATTCGAGAAAATATGAAGCCGGTGTCCTGGGGGACGTCTCAAGCTTTGCTGCGCTCAGTACGGCGCTTTCGGCAACGATAGGGACCGGAAACATTGTAGGGGTTGCAACTGCAATCAAGATTGGGGGACCCGGAGCTCTTTTCTGGATGTCCCTTGCCGCCTTTTTCGGGATGGCGACAATGTATTCCGAATCCCTGCTGGCAGTCAAGTACAGGACAATTGACGCAAACGGGCAGATGTCCGGTGGCCCCATGTACTATATCAAAAATGGGCTGAGCCATAAAAAGTACAGCAAAATTCTCGCTTCGCTCTTTGCCATCTTCGGGATAAATGTGGCCCTTTTCGGGATAGGGACCTTCCCTCAGGTAAACGCAATTGTGGATTCGGCCCGGATAGCTTTTGATATCCCCGAAATCCTGAGTGCAGCCGTGCTGAGCCTGCTTGTGGCTTTTGTGACGCTCGGAGGGATCAGGAGGATTGCGGCTGTTGCCCAGTTAATGGTACCTTTTATGGCAATTGCGTATGTTCTGGGCTGCATTGTGATTATCGGGCTGAACCTTGACAAAATCCCTGCAACCTTTTCTCTGATCCTCAGTTCCGCTTTTACAGAAACAGCAGCTAGGGGCGGCTTTCTCGGAGCCGGGGTGATGCTTGCAATCCGGATGGGAATTTCCAGGGGGATCTTTTCAAACGAAGCGGGGCTAGGGAGTACACCTATTGCAGCTGCAGCCGCAAGGGTCAAAGAACCGGCAAAACAGGGTTTGATCTCCATGACGGGGACCTTTTTCGATACAATCGTAGTCTGCCTCATGACCGGAACTGTGCTGATCATGACGGATTCCTGGACAGGGGACCTTGCTGGAGCCTACATGACCAGTTACGCTTTTTCCACCGTGCTCTCAGACCTCGGGAGCTTCATCGTGACCGTGGGCCTGATCTTCTTTGCCTTCACAACCATCATCGGATGGAACTATTACGGGGAACGCTGCACGGAATTCCTTTTTGGGGTCAGGGGGATTCTTCCATACAAGCTTCTTTATATCCTCATTGTTGCCTCCGGAGCCTTCCTGACCCTTGACGTCATCTGGATTCTGGCAGATATAGTAAACGGGTTGATGGCGATTCCGAACCTGATAGCCCTTCTTGCGTTGAGAAATGTCGTTGTAGCCGAGACCAGAAAATATTTTGGGGGGCTGAGATTCGAAGACTAA
- a CDS encoding COG1361 S-layer family protein, which produces MKSTHQEKNPRAVKKRCIKTDPASAATFCFFAAILMITVFLTSTASAAVVSGNTHLEVSVSEITPNPARPGEDLLIKINIENTGKDPAENVKIGIEELDPFIFTYSTSGVYGSGTNTERIFQIEQISQRAKVELNFHFRVDERATSGVRQLEFTIVDGDGVSFSKRIPIKVEGNPDIVLMGTVITPVNGENSSVDALIPGQEFYLRTTVKNAGNGNAKNVRVILDLNGSSPLIPLEDNVRFFEGLKAGSSENLSFKLLLGSNAEVQPYKIPLRITASNEAEDFQINKAQEIGVNVLNQANINIASLKFDPQMPVKGQQVSMILRLENVGEGEARFVKASLEGLEGSGSTKAFLGRLKKDDDAPAVFTFIPDKAGDQEVTLLVEYEDDFGEHQLSEDLTFNVDRQTGSIIPIVLGAVLILAAAVFYMKKKGKL; this is translated from the coding sequence ATGAAGTCCACCCATCAAGAAAAAAATCCCAGGGCTGTGAAAAAGAGATGCATAAAAACAGATCCAGCCTCTGCAGCTACCTTCTGTTTTTTTGCGGCCATACTGATGATAACCGTCTTCCTGACCTCCACGGCTTCTGCGGCTGTGGTTTCCGGAAACACCCATCTTGAGGTTTCTGTATCGGAAATAACTCCTAACCCTGCCAGGCCCGGAGAAGACCTGCTCATAAAAATCAACATCGAAAATACCGGAAAAGACCCCGCCGAAAACGTGAAAATAGGAATTGAGGAACTTGACCCCTTCATTTTTACGTACAGCACCTCAGGGGTTTACGGTTCCGGAACGAACACCGAGCGCATCTTTCAAATTGAACAGATCAGCCAGCGCGCAAAAGTCGAGCTAAACTTCCACTTCAGGGTGGACGAAAGGGCGACATCGGGAGTCCGCCAGCTTGAGTTCACCATAGTAGATGGGGACGGGGTGAGCTTTTCGAAAAGGATTCCTATCAAGGTGGAAGGAAACCCTGACATTGTGCTCATGGGCACTGTAATCACTCCGGTAAACGGAGAGAACTCTTCGGTTGACGCCCTGATCCCGGGACAGGAATTCTACCTTCGGACTACGGTTAAGAACGCAGGGAATGGAAATGCAAAAAATGTAAGGGTGATTCTTGACTTAAATGGTTCTTCCCCTCTTATCCCCCTCGAAGACAACGTCCGTTTCTTTGAGGGTCTGAAAGCCGGAAGTTCTGAGAACCTGTCGTTTAAACTCCTTTTAGGCAGCAACGCAGAGGTGCAGCCCTACAAAATCCCCCTCAGGATCACAGCTTCAAACGAAGCCGAGGATTTCCAGATCAACAAAGCCCAGGAAATAGGGGTTAACGTGCTGAACCAGGCGAATATTAACATTGCAAGCCTGAAATTCGACCCCCAGATGCCTGTTAAAGGACAGCAGGTCTCCATGATCCTGCGGCTTGAAAATGTGGGAGAAGGAGAAGCCCGTTTCGTGAAAGCCAGTCTCGAAGGGCTCGAAGGTTCCGGAAGCACGAAAGCTTTCCTGGGACGCTTGAAAAAGGACGATGACGCCCCGGCAGTTTTCACTTTCATCCCGGATAAAGCAGGAGACCAGGAAGTCACTCTGCTTGTCGAATATGAGGACGACTTTGGGGAGCACCAGCTTAGCGAGGATCTGACTTTCAATGTGGACAGACAGACGGGGAGCATTATCCCCATTGTACTGGGAGCAGTCCTTATTCTTGCAGCTGCAGTCTTCTACATGAAAAAGAAAGGAAAGCTCTAA
- a CDS encoding ABC transporter permease: protein MLDKAKVSFFLASRSITRGNKGITIFTVIVLALIFVQLVLFSSMLAGVTLKFNELMVDFQTGNVVVEPREEERYIEDASALQKKIESLPQVVGTSARLKTSGNFHYKEKEMGATVYGIDPEDENFVTDLQDAVISGEFLSRPDRGEVILGREVSGGFGALMESRSLGGVEVGDTVEITINGKTREFRVKGIYTTRYFMVDAGAYISRVDLEEMLGVEKRDLAQEIAVKTIAGTDEYETRTALLSLGIRENIRTWREFAGILRLIESTLGMIRDIMNVIGLLIAFVIIFVVIYVNIVNKKRQIGVQKAIGIEQNVIITSFVLQAMFYAGIGVILGFAFMRFGLAPYTAAHPVDIPLGSMSLKLDDAEAINRAVLLFLASIIGSVIPAYTLTQKDLLELIWGK from the coding sequence ATGCTTGATAAAGCGAAAGTCTCCTTCTTCCTTGCCAGCCGTTCCATAACAAGGGGCAATAAGGGGATCACAATCTTTACGGTCATTGTGTTGGCCCTGATCTTCGTGCAGCTTGTGCTCTTTTCGAGCATGTTAGCCGGGGTCACGCTCAAGTTTAACGAGCTTATGGTGGACTTTCAGACCGGAAATGTCGTGGTCGAACCCAGGGAAGAGGAACGCTATATAGAGGACGCATCAGCCCTCCAGAAGAAGATCGAAAGCCTCCCCCAGGTGGTTGGGACCTCAGCTCGTCTGAAGACCTCGGGGAACTTCCACTACAAGGAAAAAGAAATGGGAGCCACGGTTTACGGGATTGATCCTGAGGATGAAAACTTTGTAACAGACCTCCAAGACGCCGTCATAAGTGGGGAATTCCTGAGCAGGCCCGACCGTGGGGAGGTAATCCTGGGCAGGGAAGTTTCGGGAGGCTTCGGAGCCCTGATGGAATCAAGGTCTCTGGGCGGCGTGGAAGTGGGAGATACGGTGGAAATCACAATCAACGGCAAAACCCGGGAGTTCAGAGTCAAGGGGATCTACACCACCCGCTACTTCATGGTCGACGCCGGGGCCTACATCAGCAGGGTGGACTTAGAAGAGATGCTCGGCGTGGAAAAACGGGACCTTGCCCAGGAAATAGCTGTTAAGACCATCGCAGGCACGGACGAGTACGAGACCCGGACAGCTCTCCTCTCCCTGGGTATCAGGGAAAACATCCGCACCTGGCGCGAATTCGCAGGGATCCTCCGCCTGATAGAAAGCACCCTTGGGATGATCCGGGACATAATGAACGTGATCGGTCTCCTGATTGCCTTCGTGATCATCTTTGTAGTTATCTATGTAAACATCGTTAACAAAAAGAGGCAAATTGGAGTCCAGAAAGCCATAGGGATAGAGCAGAACGTGATCATAACTTCCTTTGTGCTCCAGGCCATGTTCTACGCGGGAATTGGCGTCATCCTGGGTTTCGCTTTCATGCGTTTTGGGCTTGCCCCCTACACAGCAGCACACCCGGTGGACATACCTCTCGGCAGCATGAGCCTGAAGCTGGACGATGCCGAAGCCATAAACCGTGCAGTCCTCCTCTTCCTTGCATCAATCATCGGCTCCGTTATCCCTGCCTACACACTGACGCAAAAAGACCTCCTGGAATTGATCTGGGGCAAATGA
- a CDS encoding ABC transporter ATP-binding protein, translating into MGKIEREMEKEMEKEMEKEMEKEVENEPGKENIETGNENMPDRKKEAGTEIAVNALNEKNVDIIIEGIDIVRTFLMGEVEVRVLRGISLKIQRGEFVAIMGPSGSGKTTLLNQLGLLDTPNSGKVIINGADTSLMFDREKGRFRLHNLGYVFQDYALLPELTASENVYISLMMQGKSKAEYESAAAEILEAVGLGDRLSQLPSKMSGGQQQRVSIARALAHNPIILFADEPCANLDSKNSTEVLDLFKKFNKELGQTIVMVTHEDWHAEYTDRVIRLKDGMLE; encoded by the coding sequence ATGGGTAAAATTGAAAGAGAAATGGAAAAAGAAATGGAAAAAGAAATGGAAAAAGAAATGGAAAAAGAAGTGGAAAATGAGCCCGGAAAGGAAAACATTGAGACTGGAAATGAAAACATGCCCGATAGAAAAAAAGAAGCTGGAACTGAAATTGCAGTGAATGCACTCAATGAAAAAAACGTAGATATTATCATCGAAGGCATTGACATTGTCCGAACCTTCCTGATGGGCGAAGTGGAAGTACGGGTGCTCCGAGGCATTTCCTTAAAAATCCAGCGTGGAGAATTTGTTGCTATTATGGGCCCAAGTGGTTCTGGAAAGACCACCCTCTTAAATCAGCTCGGTCTCCTCGACACCCCCAACTCCGGGAAAGTCATCATCAACGGTGCCGATACCTCTCTGATGTTCGACAGGGAAAAAGGCAGATTTCGCCTCCACAACCTGGGCTACGTTTTTCAGGACTACGCCCTCCTGCCCGAACTCACTGCCTCTGAAAACGTCTACATCTCCCTTATGATGCAGGGTAAAAGCAAAGCAGAATACGAATCAGCAGCTGCCGAAATCTTGGAGGCCGTAGGCCTTGGAGATCGCCTTTCCCAGCTTCCGTCCAAAATGAGCGGCGGCCAGCAGCAACGAGTCTCCATCGCAAGGGCGCTTGCTCACAACCCTATCATCCTCTTCGCTGACGAACCCTGCGCCAACCTGGATTCTAAAAACTCAACGGAAGTTCTGGACCTTTTCAAGAAGTTTAACAAAGAACTGGGACAGACGATCGTAATGGTCACACATGAAGACTGGCACGCGGAATACACTGACAGGGTGATCAGGTTAAAGGACGGGATGTTAGAGTAG
- a CDS encoding ester cyclase, which translates to MSTEENKAIVRRFFEEGPSKGNLSVANELLSPNFVMHAPLPASPGIEGMDEVITMCRAAFENLNVTIEDMVVEGDNVVARFTARGMHKGNFMGLPATGKPITMTGIEIFRIKDGKITELWAEANLMGLMQQLGIFPMPGAQG; encoded by the coding sequence ATGTCTACAGAAGAGAACAAAGCAATAGTTCGCCGATTCTTTGAAGAAGGGCCATCTAAGGGAAATCTGAGTGTTGCTAATGAATTGCTGTCCCCGAATTTCGTTATGCATGCGCCTCTTCCTGCCTCTCCGGGAATCGAAGGAATGGATGAAGTAATTACCATGTGCAGGGCAGCCTTCGAGAATCTCAATGTTACAATTGAAGACATGGTTGTCGAGGGCGATAACGTAGTTGCTCGCTTTACAGCTCGCGGAATGCATAAAGGTAATTTTATGGGTTTACCGGCTACAGGCAAACCGATAACCATGACTGGCATAGAGATCTTTCGCATTAAGGATGGTAAGATTACTGAGTTATGGGCTGAAGCTAACCTTATGGGTCTGATGCAGCAGTTAGGAATCTTTCCTATGCCTGGAGCCCAGGGTTAA
- a CDS encoding AAA family ATPase, producing the protein MIELQEIQLEDSELNLKPTYEKAPQIFEVIFKEIGNAIVGQKEMIRQILITMLCEGHVLVESNPGLGKTLTISTISQIMSMKFSRIQCTPDLMPADITGTDIIEEDERGSKHFKFNQGPVFANIVLADEINRASPKTQSALLEAMQEKQVTIASKTYLLDRPFFILATQNPIEMEGTYTLPEAQLDRFLMKIRLDYPDPEEEFEIVNRYAEAFRPAVRKCMDKSTFIELQQITRRIPISNKLKKYAIDIVNQTRNMPDMIEAGASPRASIALILCAKANAFLDGRGYVDKEDIDSMALPVLRHRIILSFDAARNNITSDKIILKILESRNTIF; encoded by the coding sequence ATGATAGAGCTACAGGAAATCCAGCTTGAAGATTCAGAACTTAACTTAAAACCCACCTATGAAAAAGCCCCCCAGATTTTCGAGGTTATTTTTAAAGAAATTGGCAATGCTATCGTCGGCCAGAAAGAAATGATCCGACAGATCCTCATAACCATGCTGTGTGAAGGGCATGTCCTCGTTGAAAGCAATCCCGGGCTTGGCAAGACCCTTACGATATCCACGATTTCCCAGATCATGAGTATGAAGTTTAGCAGAATACAGTGTACACCTGACCTTATGCCTGCAGATATCACAGGGACTGATATTATCGAAGAAGACGAGAGGGGCTCAAAACACTTCAAATTCAATCAGGGCCCTGTCTTTGCAAACATCGTGCTTGCGGATGAAATCAACCGTGCTTCCCCAAAGACCCAATCTGCCCTGCTTGAAGCCATGCAGGAAAAGCAGGTGACTATTGCAAGTAAGACGTATTTGCTGGACAGGCCTTTCTTTATCCTGGCGACGCAGAACCCGATTGAGATGGAAGGGACCTATACCCTTCCCGAAGCCCAGCTTGACAGGTTTTTAATGAAGATTCGCCTGGATTACCCTGACCCCGAAGAAGAGTTTGAGATTGTAAACCGCTATGCTGAAGCTTTCAGGCCAGCTGTACGGAAATGTATGGACAAATCGACGTTTATCGAACTGCAACAGATAACCCGCAGAATTCCGATTTCAAACAAGCTCAAAAAGTATGCAATCGATATTGTAAACCAGACCCGAAATATGCCTGATATGATAGAAGCAGGTGCATCTCCACGTGCTTCAATTGCCCTGATCCTCTGTGCAAAGGCAAATGCGTTTCTTGACGGCAGGGGGTATGTTGATAAAGAGGACATTGACTCCATGGCCCTTCCAGTCCTCCGCCACAGGATAATTCTATCTTTTGATGCTGCAAGGAACAACATCACAAGCGATAAAATAATACTAAAAATCCTGGAGAGCAGAAACACAATTTTCTGA
- a CDS encoding DUF58 domain-containing protein, producing MAGAKHTIDTSFLTQLDRYAIPLNRRVSAIHTGSHQSTRTGAGLDLIDHRKYNQGDSLKKIDWNLYARTEKLYIRRFEEDKNLNMVILLDTSSSMLFPESNPNKFEYASTIAAGVSYIVMKHNDVYTIATFADDVDYTKAHKGRDDFLRTIDSLTRISVRGNTKLADCADSVYPRIKTKSMVLIISDFLDSIDSVRNAVNRLSRHELVLVHVYDETEMNLPETVDGAVKFIDSETNEEISFTVGPNFKKEYAAEYAKHVAELEKIAYKFKIPYFRVSLKNQPIDTVLRIIGEG from the coding sequence ATGGCTGGCGCAAAACACACAATCGATACGTCATTCCTGACTCAACTCGACAGGTATGCGATCCCCCTCAACAGAAGGGTTTCTGCAATTCACACGGGCAGTCACCAGTCAACCAGGACAGGGGCAGGGCTTGACCTTATAGACCATCGAAAGTACAATCAGGGAGATTCATTAAAAAAAATTGACTGGAACCTGTATGCTCGTACGGAAAAACTCTATATACGCAGGTTTGAAGAAGACAAAAACCTTAACATGGTCATACTGCTCGACACCAGCAGCAGTATGCTCTTTCCTGAGAGTAATCCAAATAAGTTCGAATATGCATCAACAATAGCCGCGGGAGTTTCTTACATCGTAATGAAACATAATGATGTGTATACGATTGCAACATTTGCAGACGATGTGGATTACACAAAGGCACACAAAGGAAGGGACGACTTCCTGCGGACAATAGACTCCCTGACCAGGATTTCGGTTCGCGGGAATACAAAACTTGCAGATTGCGCCGACTCCGTATATCCGAGAATAAAAACGAAATCAATGGTGCTTATTATTTCAGACTTCCTGGACAGTATCGATTCGGTCCGCAATGCCGTTAACAGGCTGTCCAGACATGAGCTTGTGCTTGTACATGTTTATGATGAGACTGAAATGAACCTGCCTGAAACCGTGGACGGGGCAGTAAAATTCATTGACAGTGAGACTAACGAAGAAATCAGTTTCACGGTGGGTCCCAACTTTAAAAAAGAGTATGCTGCCGAATATGCAAAGCATGTGGCTGAACTGGAGAAAATTGCCTACAAGTTTAAAATTCCGTACTTCCGCGTCAGCCTAAAAAACCAGCCGATTGATACTGTTCTTAGAATTATAGGGGAAGGGTGA